Genomic window (Nymphaea colorata isolate Beijing-Zhang1983 chromosome 1, ASM883128v2, whole genome shotgun sequence):
CTTCGACCTCCCCACTGAGACCAAGAGGAGGAACACCTCCCACAAGCCATACTGCGGGTACGAGGGAAGGACAGAGGTCATTCCCCTGTTCGAGAGCCTGGGAATTGAGGACGTCGACCAACCCGAGGCTGCTCTCCGCTTCACCAACCTCATGTGGCCTGAAGGCAACCAGAGCTTCTGGTACACACATCACCATTCGCTCTGTCTCTCATAAAACTCTCTATTCTTACCGGAAACTTCCATCTAAACGGGAACTTCCCTTCTTCAAAAGCTAGCTTGTTAAAAGAGGCAGAAGATTAAGAAACCCATTTCATTTATGTGAACAGTGGACTAAGCATGTcgtttattttctttatcatttgttGATAGTAAGGTTATCAACCGCTTCGGCCAAGAGCTGTTGACATTGGGGAACTTGATTCAGAGAATGATTTTGGAGAGCTACGGACTGGAGGCGCTCGTTAGATCACATATTGATGAGAGTCATTGTATAATGCGCTTAATGAACTATGAAGCAGCAGCGGCAGATGGCTCCAATAGTAGCCCCGCCGTCGGCCTCTGCAACCATACGGACAAGAACTGGCTTACGGTATTGTGTCAACAGGGGGTTGAGGGTCTTCAGGTGGAGTCCAAGCAACGCGGAGATTGGGCTCATGTTCCGTTCATTCCATCGACGTTCGTAGTGATTATTGGTGACTCTCTGATGGTACGCACTTCATCGCCTTTATAATTCAATAATTCTCTCTTTTCTGTTTGATCGTTGAGAGGCCCTTTTCTCAATTAATGAATGCTAATAATGTGCTATTAAAACAACATAATACTTGTTCTCAATGGTGTTCAAGGCGTGTTTGAGTAACAGTTAGAACTGATCAGTTTGTGAAAAACTTGTTTTGATAAATCGCTTTGAAGCAAATAGAGAGATGATTATGTGGATCACGGCACATTCTTAGGGGCATGTCATGCATATGTACTTGTGCACGGTATACAGACTTATGCATATAACCAACTTAGAAGTAAATAGTTTGCCCGTTGAGCTATTCATAGaaaaagtcttttttattaCCACCCATGCATACAAACCATGTTTTAGAACATGCTAAAAAATGACATTATCACATTACCTGGTTTCCTTATTTGGAAGGTGTGATCCAAACACAACATAAGCatattttgtttcattaaatgtTGTTGATTATAAAGTACCATAAATATCAAAACTCTTTTGGAACCCTGGCCTATGCAATTTATTGGCAAATAAACTTGATACCCATTAACCTATACACGCCATGATTAGAGTacattattttactttttagcTTTTAGTGTATTGTTCAATAAATCACaaattggagagagagagagagagagagtgtgtgtctCCTCTTTGCGCTTCCAACCCACCTTGTTCATGCCTTATTTCTCTCCATTTATTCAAAGGCTTTCCAAGATTATGAGATAAAAGACGAGCAAGCAATCTCCCTTCTCCCAATTCTTTTGCAAGGGGTCTTCTTCCTcgttctctttccttctttcaaGGTTATGAGGTTCCTAATTCTCCTTCATTTAAGTTGCTTCAGTTCTATACTAGAGCTAGCTAATCTGGTAGGATTAAGACACAAAAGAAGCCTTAGAACACAGCTGATAGAGTACTGTAACTACGTCCTGACCTCCGCCATTGATGGAGAGTTTTCTCGAACTGCTGCAAGACGCAGGAGAAATCGTGAGCAGCGATTGCTGTCAGTCATGAGGCCGCCATCATCTAGATCAGCCTACAACACATCTTGAAATATTCCTTCCTTAACCGCCACACCTCCATCTTTGGCAGTCCTTACAGTTGGACGCCTCCAATATCCCTTCtcaaaggaaaggaagaagggcAACATGCCCATGACAGCGCAGTACAGGCGATACTGTCGGATATAACCTGGCAGTGCAACGTGTAATCAACCAGTATGAACCAATAATAAGACGATGCATGTAAAATGAACACTGGCTGATACTTAATGCGAAGAGAGTTAGATATATTAACAAGCACTCGATGAAGAGAGatataaacttatttttttatgagtgGGTTCTAGTAATGATTATATATTGTATTCTCTAATTAAGCGGCCCCAATAACTTTTGTTCATCCTCGAAGATGTAGGGCCTTCTTTGGTGTTTAAAGTGCCGCCTTTGCCACACTTCAAGTTGCACCTTGATGTCTCCTTTTCAAGTTGCACCTCGATGTCCCTTgtttacaagtttacaacaaacAACACAATAAGTTCAATATTCAAAAGGATTactgttgttttgttttcacaaa
Coding sequences:
- the LOC116252186 gene encoding probable 2-oxoglutarate-dependent dioxygenase AOP1, translated to MGSSTLSSIPLIDLSKSMVPGTEAWRRTCEKMREAGERLGCFMVAGYDMPAGLVEDAFGAARQLFDLPTETKRRNTSHKPYCGYEGRTEVIPLFESLGIEDVDQPEAALRFTNLMWPEGNQSFCKVINRFGQELLTLGNLIQRMILESYGLEALVRSHIDESHCIMRLMNYEAAAADGSNSSPAVGLCNHTDKNWLTVLCQQGVEGLQVESKQRGDWAHVPFIPSTFVVIIGDSLMAWSNGRLHSPTHRVMVFDKERFSIGLFSTPKDGAIIKVPEQLVDDGHALLFNPFNFSDFLYYFSTTGVKLSESAIHVFAGSHD